One Antennarius striatus isolate MH-2024 chromosome 9, ASM4005453v1, whole genome shotgun sequence genomic window, CGGGGCACTGATTGGAGACTGGGTCGATCGCAATCCCAGAAATAAAGGTATCTACGACAATTTCACTCTTATTTCAAAATGTTAGCATGCAGTGTACTACACACTGTCCCAATTTTGTGCCCAGTTATTTGGGTGAAATCAGCTGGTGCAATCCAGTCCCCCAATTTCTGAATAGTAAATCAAGCTTTGATTTAACAGCTAGCATAAATAGCAAGACACATCCATGGACTCATGCCTGTaaagcctcttttttttttacagtatataaacagaACATACATGTTATGAGAacctgaaaatatgtttttgttctcTGTTTTAGTTGCACATGCATCTCTTTTCATTCAGAACATCTCAGTGACAGTATGTAGCATTGTGCTCATGTTGGTGTTCCTATATAAGCAAAGGATTGAACAGATCTGGGATGGCTGGCTTACAGTGAGTAGACACTAAATGTTTGTTGACAACTTGATATTTTGTTGATCTGCAGACACCAAAATTTATCATGATTATTGCACAGAGCAGttactgctgctgttgtttcctGTGTCCCTTTTATCTCTTCTTCTGAGCTTGTGGCCACTCTGTGCTGTCATAGTAACATGTTGCATCGCAAAACTTACACAAGGTGGTTTGTTATACCGTGGTGATCATCCTGGCAGATGTGGCAAACCTTGCAAGCACAGCATTGACCATTGCAATTCAGAGGGACTGGATTGTGGTTATCACAGGCTACAACCGAGGTCACCTTGCTGGTAAGGAATTTATCCTCTGCAAACACTTTATTCAGTAAGTTACTCAGTGTTTCATTTCTGCAATTGCTGAAATTCCTTTAGTGGGGCCACATTAACCTATGtgtctctaaccctaactataggAATGAACGCAACCATGAGGCGAATAGATCAGGTGACTAACATCCTGGCCCCACTAGCAGTAGGACAGGTCATGACCCTGGCCTCCAACGTTGTTGGCTGTGGTTTTATCCTCGGCTGGAACCTCGTGTCTCTCATTGTGgagttcttcttcttgtcccgGGTGTACCGTATTGTCCCTGCTCTGTCAGTCAAACcacctgtggaggaggaggatttggTGTATCAGCAAGGAACAGAGAGGTCAAAATCACAAGGTATGTTCTGATcaatgctttttgtttaatttctaaCTGTCACTGTATTCCCAGAATTTTTTGTAGGTTGAAGGCTTCAGTGtaacaataatttttaaatcatgCATTGCCTGAAGAAAGACTCTTTCAGCGTTcttgtttgcgtgcgtccttgcgtttttgatgcacattttttgacagggacacacgaTCATCAAATAGCGTGTGTCCCTGcgacacaagctttaaatggACTTCcatgcaacaaaaatattcacaatttttccatttctccacttaaatttcgatgGCCTCCCCCAAGCGGTCCTCCCACAGCACTGTCAACTCCATGATCACAATGTTCTTAGTGCTCTCTGAGATCAGAAAGATATCTGGCCTCAGAGTGGTGCTGACGACATGCTGGGGGAACCGTAGCTGCCTCTCTGGGTCTACCGAGAGCTCCCAATCTTGGGCAGTTGCCAGAATCCCTACTGGTGCCTTCTTGCCACCTGCCTTTGGCTGAACTCCTGCCTTGACAAAAATGATGGTGTTGGTGGCATTGCACacactgctgcagctgctgattACCCTGCTGATGGCTTCAGCAATCGGCTTGAGCACCTGGTTGTGGTGCCAGGTGTACCGGCCCTGGCCGAGTGCTGTTGGGCAGGAACTAGGGATGTGCTGCAGCATTCCTCTCCCTGAGCACAGCTGGCAGTTCGGGGTCTCTGCCTTCCCCCAGGTGAAGAAGTTTGCTGGGCTAGGTAGGACGTCGTAGACTGCTCGGGTTTGGAAGCTGATATGATGTGGGTCAGCCTGCCACAGGTCCGTCCAGGCAAATTTCCGGTCCACCGCATGCTCCCATCTGGTCCAGGCCCCCTGCTGTCTGAGACTTGCTGCTCTGCTTGCTCTCCTTTCATCCACTGTAGTCCTGACTTCCTCCTTTATTTGCCTTTGCTTTTCCTTCCCCTTGCACTCCCTGTGTCGAGGTGTTGGGAACATCCCCAGACCTGCTCTGCCGTGGGCCACTACTCCCACCAGATCTCCATGGCGCAGTCTTGCCTTTGCATCCAGCACAGCAGACTGGGCACTCCACTTCCAGTCTTCAACACGACTCCTGCCTGGGTCACCTTTGGGTCCTTCGAGTCTCGGTACAGCAGCACCTCTCTAATCTGAGTCACCCTGAACTCCTCCCCCTGAGACTTCAAGGGCAACCAGAGCTTTGTGGTGTTCCCATAGAGGGCTATGTTACTGAGGCTCTTGGGCAACCCCAACCATCTTCTGAGACGGGTGCTGACTTTCCTCTCCCAGGTCTTCACAGTGGAGATGGAGACTCATAGGCAAGTTTAAGGCATGGTATCCTTGGAAAGATACCATGCCTTAAACTTGCCTGGGAGGCCAGATCTGTGCTGTGCTCTCCGTTGTTGTACTCACAGACATCAGTACTGCGGAGGAGCCAGGCATGGTGGGGTCTGGCAGGGTTCCAGGTATGGTGGCTGGCAGAGgctgtctctgtctgtttcgTTGGTGCAGCAATGAGGACAGAGATCCAGGGACAGGCCTGAAGAaagccacagacagacagacattctgAGTTAGTTTAGCTTTATCATGTAGTAACATTTACCAACACACCagtttttatatacagtatatacacatacacacacaaacacacacacaaacacacacacacacacacacacacacacacacacacacacacacacacacacacacacacacacacacacacacacacacacacacacacacacacacacacacacacacaggtttgaaACTGTTTGTAAATGTGGTAAAACTCATTTAAACATTCTCAAAAGCAgcagttttaaaaagaaaattcttttcttgagcaaaagtgaaaaaaaaactttattacatcattctttatttctaaaactattttttaatgactaccaggctttaacattttgataaaactaatttataattttactcttttttcttttaacagttatgatgttattaataacaacattaaaatgaatagttttttagttttgtactattggcaaaactcaatccttgcgtatgcttctaatatatattttgctattacttttgggatgcattaaaacgtcatgttgggatgcactaatttttcttgaagcgcatcccaggaaTACACTACTgtcttgaggtaaaattaactcTGCTTTGTGTCAAGAATCTTCTGTCTGTGTTCCCATGTAGAACAGTATACATGTACTTTCCAGAAGATGTCAATGTAATTTATGTGACCCGAGTAAATAAGTAGCACTTAGTCTTTCAAACATGAACAGAAGTAACAAATGCTATTCTTCTCTATATTCAGATGAAGATAATGCGGCACAACGTCAACCCCTGACAGAAAGTAACTGCAACACAAACCTGCACCTAAAACAAATCACCAAGATTCCACTGTGCTTCCGGAGGTTTCGTTGGCTGGTGAGCACCTGTAAGGACGGCTGGAGAGCTTACTACCGCCAGCCCGTCTTCCTGGCAGGAATGGGTCTGGCTTTCCTCTACACCACAGTCCTGGGCTTTGATTGCATCACCACAGGCTATGCCTATACTCAGGGCATAAGCGGCTCTCTCCTTAGTCTGCTGATGGGTGTGTCAGCTATCACAGGGCTGATGGGCACTGTGATGTTCACCAGACTCAGGAAGACCTATGGCCTGGTTAACACAGGAATCATCTCAAGCTGCCTTCATCTGGGGTgcttgctgctgtgtgtgtgctctgtttTTGCTCCAGGCAGCCCAATGGATCTTAGCTTGTTGATGCCCTACATTGCCAATTCCTCTGCTGAGCTTGGGGAAATGGCAAgccaaaagcaaaaacatactTATCCTCTGAGGGGGGGTAGCAATCAGCCACTGCTGCCTGATCGGTCCTCCATCCACTGGACCAACAACACTGTGCTTTTTGAAAATGTGCCCTCTGACTCAGCGCCAGAATCTTACGTTTCCATAATCTTGCTGTTCTTGGGTGTCATCACAGCACGTATTGGTGAGTAGATGGACATGTACTGTAAAGCTGACTGTCTTCAGTGAATACTAAAACTGTTTTAGTCCATATATTCACAAGGCataaaatatcaatataaaCTAATTGTGACTATATTCCTATTTAAGTAATGTTTCAATTTATCGTAAAACTTTACAGTACAGCAATACCAAAGGCATGTTTTAAGTAATAAAGAGTATAATGTTATATGATTtatccactagagggcgctgtGCACAAAACGATGAAAAACCCTAGTCAGTACACACTACTGTATGACAtggttaaattttattttagttttcatAGTTCataataaaatttaatgttAGCTATGCATTAAGGACGTCCAGGAAAATATTCTTGCCTTcatgaacataaaataaattggttGGGCCCCATTTCTAtcttattttaatgtgaaaaattatGTCAATTATTATCTTTTTTGATAAATGGTTTTAGAGAGCAGGTCaacttttaaactttaatgGCATCTCTGTTTTAGGTCTCTGGTCTTTCGACCTGACAGTgacccagctcctgcaggagaacatcTGTGAGTCAGAGAGGGGTGTGGTAAATGGGGTTCAGAGCTCTATGAATTACCTGATGGATCTCCTTCATTTCATCATGGTGGTCTCCGCTCCACAGCCACAGCACTTTGGCATCCTAGTTATCATTTCAGTATTATTCATCACCACCGGCCACACTATGTATTTCCTGTATGCACACAAAACCAAGAGAAAACAGCGCCTCGACACAT contains:
- the si:ch211-254p10.2 gene encoding ferroportin isoform X1, producing the protein MSQRAEASQCGGVVVEFDSEEIRDARTKKTRSVTGSALIYLKGPKFLIYVSGALSMWGDRMWHFAISVFLIELYGRNLLLTAVFGLVVAGSVLLLGALIGDWVDRNPRNKVAHASLFIQNISVTVCSIVLMLVFLYKQRIEQIWDGWLTVVCYTVVIILADVANLASTALTIAIQRDWIVVITGYNRGHLAGMNATMRRIDQVTNILAPLAVGQVMTLASNVVGCGFILGWNLVSLIVEFFFLSRVYRIVPALSVKPPVEEEDLVYQQGTERSKSQDEDNAAQRQPLTESNCNTNLHLKQITKIPLCFRRFRWLVSTCKDGWRAYYRQPVFLAGMGLAFLYTTVLGFDCITTGYAYTQGISGSLLSLLMGVSAITGLMGTVMFTRLRKTYGLVNTGIISSCLHLGCLLLCVCSVFAPGSPMDLSLLMPYIANSSAELGEMASQKQKHTYPLRGGSNQPLLPDRSSIHWTNNTVLFENVPSDSAPESYVSIILLFLGVITARIGLWSFDLTVTQLLQENICESERGVVNGVQSSMNYLMDLLHFIMVVSAPQPQHFGILVIISVLFITTGHTMYFLYAHKTKRKQRLDT
- the si:ch211-254p10.2 gene encoding ferroportin isoform X2; translated protein: MWHFAISVFLIELYGRNLLLTAVFGLVVAGSVLLLGALIGDWVDRNPRNKVAHASLFIQNISVTVCSIVLMLVFLYKQRIEQIWDGWLTVVCYTVVIILADVANLASTALTIAIQRDWIVVITGYNRGHLAGMNATMRRIDQVTNILAPLAVGQVMTLASNVVGCGFILGWNLVSLIVEFFFLSRVYRIVPALSVKPPVEEEDLVYQQGTERSKSQDEDNAAQRQPLTESNCNTNLHLKQITKIPLCFRRFRWLVSTCKDGWRAYYRQPVFLAGMGLAFLYTTVLGFDCITTGYAYTQGISGSLLSLLMGVSAITGLMGTVMFTRLRKTYGLVNTGIISSCLHLGCLLLCVCSVFAPGSPMDLSLLMPYIANSSAELGEMASQKQKHTYPLRGGSNQPLLPDRSSIHWTNNTVLFENVPSDSAPESYVSIILLFLGVITARIGLWSFDLTVTQLLQENICESERGVVNGVQSSMNYLMDLLHFIMVVSAPQPQHFGILVIISVLFITTGHTMYFLYAHKTKRKQRLDT